A single region of the Marinobacter salinus genome encodes:
- a CDS encoding MinD/ParA family protein — protein MSRARPVQVIAVSGGKGGVGKSNVSVNLGIALAQKGRRVVLLDADLGLANIDVLLGITAGRNISDVLAGKCDLKDVLVNGPGGIKIVPASSGTQRMTQLSPMEHAGLINAFSELGDQIDVLIVDTAAGISESVVSFLRASQELLLVVCDEPTSITDAYALIKLMNRDYGTNRFRILANQVRNEEEGRHLFEKLTRVTERFLDVALQYVGMVPFDEAVKKAVQRQRAVLDAYPRAKASLAIKALADKVDSWPLPSSPRGHLEFFVERLVEV, from the coding sequence ATGAGCAGAGCACGTCCGGTTCAGGTGATAGCAGTTTCCGGCGGAAAGGGTGGGGTCGGCAAGAGCAACGTGTCGGTCAACCTCGGTATCGCCCTGGCCCAGAAAGGCCGTCGTGTAGTGTTGTTGGATGCCGATCTGGGTCTTGCAAATATTGATGTGCTGTTGGGTATAACCGCGGGCAGGAACATTTCGGATGTACTGGCTGGAAAGTGCGATCTCAAGGATGTTCTGGTGAATGGTCCAGGCGGTATCAAAATCGTGCCTGCCTCCTCGGGCACCCAGCGTATGACCCAGCTCAGCCCGATGGAACATGCCGGGCTGATCAATGCGTTCAGTGAACTGGGTGACCAGATTGACGTTCTGATTGTGGATACGGCCGCAGGCATTTCCGAATCGGTCGTCAGCTTTCTCCGAGCGTCCCAGGAGCTGTTGCTGGTGGTTTGCGACGAACCGACGTCAATCACTGACGCCTATGCCCTGATCAAGCTCATGAATCGTGACTACGGCACCAACCGATTCCGCATTCTGGCCAACCAGGTCCGGAACGAGGAAGAAGGGCGTCATCTTTTTGAAAAACTGACCCGGGTCACTGAGCGATTTCTCGACGTGGCGTTACAATACGTGGGTATGGTTCCTTTTGACGAGGCTGTCAAAAAAGCAGTTCAGCGCCAGCGTGCAGTGCTGGATGCTTATCCGCGAGCAAAAGCATCACTGGCAATCAAGGCCCTCGCTGATAAAGTCGATAGCTGGCCACTGCCTTCCTCTCCCCGCGGGCATCTCGAATTCTTTGTGGAGCGGCTCGTCGAAGTCTGA
- a CDS encoding RNA polymerase sigma factor FliA: MTLAKNLGIYQQSGAKGASQLVEEQAPLVKKIALHLLARLPASVQLEDLMQAGMIGLLEAAQRYSSAKGATFETYAGIRIRGAMVDEIRKGDWVPRSVHRNARRISQAIKVVEDRFGREAQDLEVAEELGVSLSEYHSSLSDANSGRLFSLDELNESGELPIEETESSDNPLDGLASDAFRRNLAEAIEDLPEREKLVLSLYYQEELNLKEIGAVLGVSESRVSQIHSQAALRLRGRLSDWRQESDAQLL, encoded by the coding sequence ATGACATTGGCGAAAAACCTGGGTATTTACCAGCAGTCTGGGGCGAAAGGTGCTTCTCAACTCGTTGAGGAGCAGGCTCCACTGGTCAAGAAAATTGCCTTGCACCTGTTGGCCAGGCTGCCAGCGTCCGTGCAACTGGAGGACCTGATGCAGGCCGGCATGATTGGTCTGCTGGAGGCTGCCCAACGTTACAGCTCCGCCAAGGGCGCCACCTTTGAGACCTATGCCGGTATCCGAATCCGTGGTGCCATGGTGGACGAGATTCGTAAGGGTGACTGGGTGCCCCGGTCGGTTCATCGAAACGCCCGCCGTATTTCCCAAGCCATCAAAGTTGTCGAAGACCGTTTCGGTCGGGAAGCCCAGGATCTCGAAGTGGCGGAGGAGCTGGGTGTAAGCCTCTCCGAATACCATTCCTCACTCTCTGATGCCAACAGCGGACGACTTTTTAGCCTGGATGAGCTCAATGAATCCGGAGAGCTGCCGATAGAAGAAACAGAGAGCAGTGATAATCCGCTGGATGGTCTGGCCTCGGATGCTTTTCGGCGCAACCTGGCCGAAGCCATTGAAGATTTGCCTGAGCGCGAAAAGCTGGTGCTTAGCCTGTACTACCAGGAAGAACTGAACCTGAAAGAAATTGGCGCTGTACTTGGAGTGAGTGAAAGCAGGGTGAGCCAGATTCACAGCCAGGCCGCACTGCGGCTGCGCGGACGCTTGTCCGACTGGCGCCAGGAGTCAGATGCCCAGCTTCTATGA
- the cheY gene encoding chemotaxis response regulator CheY, which produces MDKNMKILIVDDFSTMRRIIKNLLRDLGFSNTDEADDGNSALPMLKSGKYDFLVTDWNMPGMSGFDLLKAVRADEDLKTLPVLMVTAEAKRDQIVAAAQAGVNGYVVKPFTAAVLKEKIEKIFERIQ; this is translated from the coding sequence TTGGACAAGAACATGAAAATCCTCATCGTGGACGACTTTTCCACGATGCGACGGATCATCAAGAATTTGCTGCGCGATCTCGGCTTCAGCAATACCGATGAGGCAGATGATGGAAATTCCGCTCTGCCGATGTTGAAAAGCGGCAAGTATGACTTCCTGGTGACGGACTGGAACATGCCGGGCATGTCTGGTTTCGATCTGCTGAAGGCTGTTCGCGCCGATGAAGATCTGAAGACCCTGCCGGTCCTGATGGTGACGGCAGAGGCTAAACGGGATCAGATTGTGGCGGCTGCCCAGGCAGGGGTAAATGGTTACGTTGTTAAGCCGTTTACTGCTGCCGTTCTCAAGGAAAAGATTGAAAAAATCTTTGAACGCATTCAGTAA
- a CDS encoding protein phosphatase CheZ, which produces MSDSNNNHRGLEPEVTEKLKHQAAELAESVEAGDYAKAMTLINELSEVRDQSLYREVGRLTRSLHEAIRNFQIDPRNAEQQEALSKMTDASDRLEYVVQMTGQAANRTMDLVEETMPVAHAVRDEASALREEWQRLRRREMQPSEFRELYGRIDRFFASLTTDADTIYSNLSEILLAQDFQDLTGQVIQKVTTLVKEVEEQMLSLVVMASHVDQLTGTVHQISETEVSAEQGVGPQIKANEREDVVSGQDGVDDLLSSLGF; this is translated from the coding sequence ATGAGCGATAGCAACAATAACCACCGCGGGCTGGAACCGGAGGTGACGGAAAAGCTCAAGCATCAGGCTGCGGAACTGGCTGAAAGCGTTGAGGCTGGTGATTATGCCAAGGCCATGACGCTGATCAATGAACTGAGTGAGGTAAGGGATCAGAGTCTGTACCGCGAAGTTGGCAGACTGACCCGCAGTCTTCACGAGGCAATCCGTAATTTTCAGATAGATCCCCGTAACGCGGAGCAACAAGAAGCGCTGTCGAAAATGACCGACGCCTCTGATCGTCTGGAATACGTAGTCCAGATGACAGGGCAAGCCGCTAACCGGACCATGGATCTCGTCGAAGAGACCATGCCAGTGGCCCATGCCGTGCGTGACGAGGCATCGGCGTTGCGGGAAGAATGGCAGCGCTTGCGGCGCCGGGAAATGCAGCCCTCCGAGTTTCGTGAACTGTATGGCCGTATTGATCGCTTTTTCGCCAGCCTGACAACTGATGCGGACACCATTTACAGCAATCTCTCCGAAATTCTGCTGGCGCAGGATTTCCAGGACCTCACGGGGCAGGTGATTCAGAAAGTCACCACGCTGGTGAAGGAAGTGGAAGAGCAGATGCTGAGCCTTGTCGTGATGGCAAGCCATGTGGACCAGCTGACCGGCACCGTGCATCAGATCTCTGAGACCGAAGTGTCGGCCGAGCAAGGTGTAGGGCCTCAGATCAAGGCCAATGAGCGCGAAGATGTAGTTTCGGGACAGGACGGGGTAGATGACCTGCTGTCCAGTCTCGGTTTCTGA
- a CDS encoding chemotaxis protein CheA, giving the protein MAFDADEEILQDFLVEAGEILEKLSEQLVDLEQHPDDSDLLNAIFRGFHTVKGGAGFLQLDALVNCCHSAENVFDILRNHKRKVDSELMDVVLEALDNVNAMFEQVRNHEEMTPAPNSLIAALDALAQPEGSAPEPVVEEPVSDSGEPQDGGDITDDEFEQLLDALHGDSSPGKSSAETSGKAVSDSGDAKATSGDDEITDDEFEKLLDELHGKGQFAGAPAADEARPDQDEKPAASGKPGDDLITDDEFEKLLDELHGQGGSPTVADAKASKQGGAVRPTPQPSAAAGSKGKAEEPKPKPEAKPAQKAAAPARDTAPAADTTVRVDTKRLDDIMNMVGELVLVRNRLQRLGSESEDEHMHKAVSNLDVVTTDLQAAVMQTRMQPIKKVFGRFPRVVRDLARNLKKEVNLVMHGEETDLDKNLVEALSDPLVHLVRNSVDHGIEAPDVREKAGKPRQGTVTLSAEQEGDHILLSIQDDGAGMDPEVLRRKAVEKGVYDQDAADRLTDNECFNLIFAAGFSTKEQISDVSGRGVGMDVVKTKIGQLNGQISIVSELGKGSSIIIKVPLTLAIMPTLMIKLDDQSFALPLVNVVEIFHLDLTKTNVVDGRECIVVRDKVFPLFHIKRWLVNSPAGQKEPDNAHVVIVAMGTRQVGFVVDQLVGQEEVVIKPLGRALQGTPGMAGATITGDGRIALIIDVPSLLQQYS; this is encoded by the coding sequence ATGGCGTTTGATGCCGATGAAGAAATCCTGCAGGACTTCCTGGTTGAGGCCGGCGAGATACTCGAAAAGCTGTCTGAGCAGTTGGTCGACCTTGAGCAGCACCCGGACGACAGTGACCTGCTTAACGCCATATTCCGTGGCTTTCACACCGTAAAGGGTGGCGCGGGTTTCCTGCAGCTTGATGCCCTCGTAAATTGCTGCCACTCCGCCGAGAACGTGTTCGACATCCTGCGTAATCATAAGCGCAAGGTTGACTCGGAGTTGATGGACGTGGTTCTGGAGGCTCTGGATAACGTTAATGCCATGTTCGAGCAGGTGCGGAATCACGAAGAGATGACGCCGGCGCCGAACAGCCTGATAGCTGCACTCGATGCCCTTGCACAGCCTGAAGGCAGTGCCCCTGAGCCTGTTGTCGAAGAGCCAGTGAGTGATTCTGGCGAGCCGCAAGACGGCGGTGATATCACCGATGACGAATTTGAGCAGTTACTGGATGCCCTGCACGGCGATAGTTCCCCCGGCAAATCATCTGCTGAGACCTCGGGAAAAGCTGTCAGTGATTCAGGCGACGCGAAAGCCACGTCCGGTGACGATGAAATTACTGATGACGAATTCGAAAAGCTGCTTGATGAGCTCCACGGTAAAGGCCAGTTTGCGGGTGCGCCGGCGGCCGACGAAGCCAGGCCCGATCAAGACGAAAAACCGGCCGCCTCTGGCAAACCGGGTGATGACCTGATCACCGATGATGAGTTTGAAAAACTACTGGATGAGTTGCATGGCCAGGGCGGAAGCCCGACCGTGGCGGATGCCAAGGCGTCAAAGCAAGGAGGGGCCGTCCGTCCAACCCCACAACCCTCTGCGGCTGCTGGCTCAAAGGGCAAGGCCGAGGAGCCCAAGCCGAAGCCGGAAGCAAAGCCTGCCCAGAAAGCGGCGGCACCTGCGAGAGACACAGCACCCGCAGCCGACACCACGGTTCGTGTCGATACCAAGCGCCTGGACGATATCATGAACATGGTGGGTGAGCTGGTGTTGGTGCGAAACCGCCTGCAGCGACTGGGTTCTGAAAGTGAAGACGAGCACATGCACAAGGCGGTATCCAACCTGGACGTGGTCACCACTGATCTCCAGGCTGCGGTTATGCAAACCCGCATGCAGCCGATCAAGAAAGTCTTTGGTCGATTCCCCAGGGTCGTACGTGACCTCGCGCGGAACCTGAAAAAAGAAGTGAACCTGGTCATGCACGGGGAAGAAACCGATCTGGACAAGAATCTCGTTGAGGCCTTGTCCGACCCCCTCGTCCACCTCGTTCGCAATTCGGTGGATCATGGGATTGAAGCACCCGATGTCCGTGAGAAAGCAGGGAAGCCGCGTCAGGGTACGGTGACACTGTCTGCGGAGCAGGAAGGTGATCACATTCTGTTGTCTATTCAGGATGATGGCGCGGGGATGGACCCGGAGGTACTGCGCCGTAAGGCCGTCGAAAAGGGCGTCTATGATCAGGATGCTGCGGATCGTCTCACCGATAATGAGTGCTTCAACCTGATCTTCGCCGCAGGTTTCTCGACCAAGGAGCAAATCTCGGACGTGTCCGGTCGTGGCGTAGGAATGGATGTGGTGAAGACCAAGATCGGGCAGCTCAATGGCCAGATCAGCATCGTATCCGAGCTGGGCAAGGGTTCGAGCATCATTATTAAAGTGCCCCTGACCCTGGCAATCATGCCGACGCTGATGATCAAACTCGATGATCAGTCTTTTGCGTTGCCTCTGGTCAATGTAGTTGAGATCTTTCATCTGGATCTCACCAAAACCAACGTTGTTGATGGCCGTGAGTGCATCGTCGTCAGGGACAAAGTCTTTCCGCTTTTCCATATCAAACGCTGGCTGGTCAATAGTCCTGCCGGTCAGAAGGAGCCGGACAACGCCCACGTCGTTATTGTTGCCATGGGTACCCGTCAGGTTGGCTTTGTGGTGGATCAGCTTGTCGGCCAGGAAGAAGTGGTCATCAAACCGCTTGGCCGGGCGCTTCAGGGGACACCGGGCATGGCGGGCGCGACCATTACCGGTGACGGTCGTATTGCACTCATTATTGATGTTCCCAGCTTGCTACAGCAATACAGCTGA
- the cheB gene encoding protein-glutamate methylesterase/protein-glutamine glutaminase, whose translation MTVSVLVVDDSGFFRKRLTEILTGSGQIKVVGAATNGREGVELAEKLRPDVITMDYEMPVMDGISAVREIMRKHPVPVLMFSSLTYEGARVTLDALEAGAVDFLPKNFEEIARDSSQLQKILIDRILDVAGSRPGGRVTPAPSRPVAPAPAARTHQDIAPSRQRADSSSGSRRAPVAKPLEHTSETEHPRRAARRGPAKRYSVVGIGTSTGGPVALQRVLTALPQSFPAPLVLVQHMPASFTPAFAERLNKLCRIEVRQAEDGDVLKPGLALLAPGGKQMMIESRGGQARIRILPGDERLNYKPCVDVTFGSLARSFPGKTLGVILTGMGSDGKEGCRMMKQSGSDIWSQDEKSSVIYGMPMAVAKAGLSDEVLSLEEIGPRLAEGVC comes from the coding sequence ATGACAGTTTCTGTCCTGGTCGTTGATGATTCAGGTTTTTTTCGTAAACGGCTGACGGAAATTCTGACCGGCTCCGGTCAGATTAAGGTTGTGGGTGCTGCAACCAATGGTCGTGAGGGTGTTGAGCTGGCCGAGAAGTTAAGGCCGGACGTTATCACCATGGATTACGAGATGCCGGTTATGGATGGCATCTCGGCGGTGCGTGAAATCATGAGAAAGCACCCTGTGCCTGTGCTGATGTTCTCCTCACTGACCTACGAGGGCGCCCGGGTCACGTTGGACGCCCTTGAAGCCGGGGCCGTCGACTTCCTGCCCAAAAACTTCGAGGAGATTGCCCGGGATAGCAGCCAGCTCCAGAAGATACTCATAGATCGAATTCTGGATGTCGCCGGCAGTAGGCCGGGTGGCCGAGTCACGCCAGCTCCGTCCCGGCCCGTGGCGCCTGCGCCTGCCGCGCGTACGCATCAGGACATTGCACCATCACGCCAGCGTGCAGACTCTTCCTCCGGTTCGCGACGGGCTCCCGTCGCAAAGCCTCTGGAGCACACGTCCGAAACCGAGCATCCCAGAAGAGCCGCCCGACGAGGGCCCGCCAAGCGCTACAGCGTGGTCGGAATTGGAACCTCCACCGGCGGTCCGGTTGCGTTGCAGCGGGTGCTGACAGCGCTGCCTCAGTCCTTTCCCGCACCGCTGGTACTGGTGCAGCATATGCCTGCCAGCTTCACCCCTGCATTTGCCGAGCGGCTGAACAAACTGTGCAGAATTGAAGTCCGTCAGGCTGAGGATGGCGATGTGCTGAAGCCGGGACTCGCCCTGTTGGCGCCTGGTGGCAAGCAGATGATGATCGAAAGCCGGGGTGGACAGGCTAGGATACGCATCCTTCCCGGTGATGAGCGGCTGAATTACAAGCCCTGTGTGGATGTTACCTTTGGCTCGCTCGCCCGCAGTTTTCCAGGTAAAACTCTCGGCGTCATCCTGACGGGCATGGGGTCTGACGGTAAGGAAGGCTGCCGCATGATGAAACAGAGCGGCTCGGATATCTGGTCCCAGGATGAAAAGTCGTCGGTGATATACGGAATGCCTATGGCCGTAGCAAAGGCAGGCCTCAGTGATGAGGTGTTGTCACTGGAAGAGATCGGTCCGCGACTGGCAGAAGGTGTCTGTTGA
- a CDS encoding flagellar motor protein — MDILSLLGIVLAFAAILGGNLLEGGALSSLFNGPAALIVVGGTFAATILQTSWPTLKRAFTQVRWVFIPPFISLEDGIGKVIDWSVKARKQGLLGLEGLADREPELFARKGLQLLVDGAETETIRSIMEVDLESREQRDQESARVFEAMGGYSPTIGIIGAVMGLIQVMTNLEDPQSLGGGIATAFVATIYGVALANLLFFPIANKMRGIVRDRTRYEDMMIDGIIAIAEGENPKSIELRLRGFLQ, encoded by the coding sequence ATGGATATTCTTAGCCTGCTGGGAATCGTATTGGCGTTTGCCGCTATTCTTGGCGGCAATCTGCTCGAAGGCGGTGCGTTAAGTTCCCTGTTTAACGGCCCGGCGGCGCTTATCGTGGTTGGCGGAACCTTTGCAGCGACCATCCTGCAAACTTCCTGGCCGACGCTCAAGCGGGCCTTTACCCAGGTACGTTGGGTCTTCATTCCCCCGTTTATCAGCCTGGAAGATGGCATTGGCAAGGTAATTGACTGGAGTGTGAAAGCCAGGAAACAGGGGCTTTTAGGTCTGGAAGGCCTGGCCGATCGGGAGCCGGAACTGTTTGCCCGTAAAGGGTTGCAGCTTCTGGTGGATGGTGCGGAGACCGAGACTATTCGCAGCATTATGGAAGTGGATCTTGAATCCCGGGAGCAGCGTGACCAGGAATCTGCCCGAGTGTTTGAGGCCATGGGGGGGTACTCACCCACCATTGGTATCATCGGTGCGGTGATGGGTCTGATTCAGGTGATGACCAACCTCGAAGACCCCCAGTCCCTGGGTGGTGGCATTGCCACCGCCTTTGTTGCCACGATTTATGGCGTAGCCCTTGCGAACCTTTTGTTTTTCCCGATCGCCAACAAGATGCGGGGTATTGTCCGTGATCGCACCCGCTACGAAGACATGATGATCGACGGCATTATCGCGATCGCTGAGGGTGAAAACCCGAAATCCATCGAGTTGCGGCTGCGGGGCTTCCTGCAGTAA
- the motD gene encoding flagellar motor protein MotD, with product MRRRRRPQVELHNKERWLISYADFITLLFAFFVVMYSVSSVNEGKYKVLSETLTGVFNSPQRSFQPIEVGDRPQRSLNTPSEGVIPPAVTEAPRNPEMDAQARTEALKAMADQLAMEFDELINQGVITLETSDRWLELNLPNSLLFSSGDAEPHYDAFDVIDKIAGVLRDRDNAVKIEGFTDNQRINTQRFPSNWELSAARAAAVVRMLAMEGVEPERLAAVGYGQFQPIARNDTEEGRRRNRRVVLLVSRDASIRGAMR from the coding sequence ATGCGACGTCGTAGGCGACCCCAGGTAGAGCTTCATAATAAAGAGCGCTGGTTGATCTCCTATGCGGACTTCATCACCTTACTCTTTGCTTTTTTTGTCGTCATGTATTCGGTCTCGTCTGTAAATGAAGGCAAATACAAGGTGTTATCCGAGACGCTGACAGGTGTATTCAATTCCCCCCAGAGATCATTTCAACCCATTGAGGTGGGCGATCGGCCCCAGCGGTCGCTGAATACGCCGTCGGAAGGCGTTATACCGCCGGCAGTCACCGAAGCTCCCCGTAACCCCGAAATGGATGCTCAGGCCCGGACCGAGGCATTGAAAGCTATGGCAGACCAGCTGGCCATGGAGTTTGACGAACTGATCAATCAGGGTGTTATCACGCTCGAAACCAGTGACCGCTGGCTGGAGCTTAACCTGCCCAACAGTCTCCTGTTTAGCAGTGGCGATGCCGAACCCCATTATGATGCCTTTGATGTGATAGATAAGATCGCCGGGGTTTTACGGGACAGGGATAATGCCGTAAAAATAGAAGGTTTTACTGACAACCAGAGGATTAATACCCAGCGCTTTCCCTCCAACTGGGAATTATCCGCCGCTCGTGCAGCGGCGGTTGTTCGAATGTTGGCAATGGAGGGCGTTGAACCTGAGCGACTGGCAGCTGTGGGTTATGGCCAGTTCCAGCCGATCGCCCGCAATGATACGGAAGAGGGCCGTCGCCGTAATCGCAGGGTAGTCCTGCTGGTATCCCGGGATGCCAGCATACGCGGTGCCATGCGGTAA
- a CDS encoding ParA family protein, which translates to MRIWAVANQKGGVGKTTSVVALGGLLAERGQRVLVVDLDPHGSLTSWFGYDPDTLAHSVFDLFQHQGKVPEGLPAQLITETGCKGLSLLPASTALATLERRMVGVEGMGLIISRSLAQLWDDFDYVILDNTPSLGVLMVNALAAAQHLVIPVQTEFLAIKGLERMLHTLQMIMRSQKNELPYTIVPTLFDRRTQASVKSLNLLRKTYSDSLWRFAVPVDTKFRDASQAGTTPSGLDAETHGVRAYRHLLDDLLVRTGSVKERQHG; encoded by the coding sequence GTGCGAATCTGGGCAGTAGCCAATCAGAAAGGTGGTGTGGGGAAGACCACATCTGTGGTCGCGTTGGGCGGCTTGCTGGCTGAGCGTGGTCAGCGCGTACTGGTTGTGGATCTTGACCCTCACGGCTCGCTGACCAGCTGGTTCGGGTACGATCCCGACACCCTTGCTCACAGTGTGTTTGATCTGTTCCAGCATCAGGGCAAAGTACCTGAGGGACTGCCAGCGCAGCTGATTACGGAAACCGGCTGCAAGGGCTTGTCCCTGTTGCCTGCCAGTACTGCGCTGGCCACCCTGGAGCGCCGCATGGTTGGCGTGGAAGGGATGGGGCTGATTATTTCCCGCAGTCTGGCTCAGTTGTGGGATGATTTTGACTATGTGATTCTGGATAACACACCGTCGCTCGGGGTGTTGATGGTGAACGCACTGGCCGCAGCCCAGCACCTCGTGATCCCGGTACAGACGGAGTTTCTGGCGATCAAGGGGCTCGAGCGGATGCTTCATACACTTCAGATGATCATGCGGTCCCAAAAGAACGAGCTACCATACACAATTGTTCCGACGCTCTTTGATCGCCGGACCCAGGCCTCCGTGAAGAGTCTGAATCTTCTGCGCAAGACGTATTCAGACAGCTTGTGGCGCTTCGCCGTTCCGGTGGATACCAAGTTCCGCGATGCGAGCCAGGCCGGCACCACCCCGTCAGGATTGGATGCCGAGACCCATGGCGTTCGGGCCTACCGTCATTTGCTGGACGACTTGTTGGTTCGCACCGGGTCAGTGAAGGAGCGTCAGCATGGCTGA
- a CDS encoding chemotaxis protein CheW has product MADGKLTSLADPANAIASYLDELLHTATDQALQEKSVAETPEPEVKLRSEVRAAVGVEAEKVAEKTTPRPAERKVVSPVPAVEPPAVAKTPSVESSSEPDVGREPVAPPSRPEWSEKPFECLIFTVAGLQLAVPLILLGAIHRVEEEIRPIPGSPRWYMGIRPDRDQNLRVVDTAEWIMAGRVPDNARDNYRFVIRLDNSDWGLACDDVAQSFTLKPDEVRWRTARSKRPWLAGTVIDQMCALIDVRTMADLLVRAEREHHLDLS; this is encoded by the coding sequence ATGGCTGACGGAAAATTGACAAGCCTGGCGGATCCGGCAAATGCCATCGCCAGTTATCTGGACGAGCTGCTGCATACGGCGACGGATCAGGCGCTGCAGGAAAAATCGGTTGCCGAAACGCCTGAGCCGGAAGTAAAGCTACGGTCCGAGGTCAGAGCGGCGGTTGGGGTAGAGGCGGAGAAAGTTGCCGAAAAAACGACACCGAGGCCAGCGGAGCGTAAGGTAGTATCCCCGGTGCCGGCAGTGGAGCCCCCGGCAGTTGCCAAAACTCCTTCGGTGGAATCGAGCAGCGAGCCCGATGTCGGGCGGGAGCCGGTGGCGCCACCCTCACGGCCGGAGTGGTCGGAGAAGCCGTTTGAGTGCCTGATTTTTACCGTAGCCGGGCTTCAGCTTGCAGTGCCTCTTATTCTTTTGGGAGCCATACACCGGGTTGAAGAAGAGATTCGGCCCATTCCCGGCAGCCCCAGGTGGTATATGGGTATCCGTCCGGACCGTGACCAGAACCTTCGGGTTGTGGATACGGCGGAGTGGATCATGGCTGGACGGGTGCCGGATAACGCCCGGGACAACTATCGATTTGTTATTCGGCTCGATAACAGTGACTGGGGGCTCGCCTGCGATGACGTGGCCCAGTCCTTCACGCTCAAACCGGATGAGGTGCGCTGGCGAACTGCGCGCAGCAAGCGGCCCTGGCTGGCCGGTACGGTGATTGATCAGATGTGCGCACTCATCGATGTGCGCACGATGGCCGATCTGCTGGTGCGGGCAGAGCGGGAGCACCACCTTGACCTGAGTTGA
- a CDS encoding chemotaxis protein CheW: MASPSGQQSQAHDDQVMQYVTFRLDDETYGLNVMQIQEVLRYTEIAPVPGAPDYVLGIINLRGNVVTVIDTRRRFGLAEAEVTDATRIVVMESANQVMGILVDSVAEVVYLKSSEIETAPNVGNEESAKFIQGVCNKDGELIILVEFDKMLSENEWAEISAL; the protein is encoded by the coding sequence ATGGCATCCCCGAGCGGACAGCAAAGTCAGGCCCACGACGATCAGGTAATGCAGTACGTGACTTTTCGTCTGGATGACGAGACCTACGGTCTGAATGTCATGCAGATTCAGGAAGTGCTGAGGTACACGGAAATCGCCCCAGTGCCGGGTGCTCCCGACTATGTACTTGGCATTATCAACCTTCGGGGCAATGTGGTTACGGTGATCGATACCCGCCGCCGGTTCGGACTGGCGGAAGCAGAGGTCACAGATGCTACCCGGATCGTGGTGATGGAGTCGGCGAATCAGGTCATGGGTATTCTGGTCGACTCGGTGGCTGAGGTGGTCTACCTGAAGTCCAGTGAGATTGAAACAGCACCGAATGTGGGTAACGAAGAAAGTGCCAAGTTTATCCAGGGTGTGTGCAATAAGGATGGCGAACTGATCATACTGGTCGAGTTCGACAAGATGCTGTCAGAGAACGAATGGGCTGAGATCTCAGCACTGTAA
- a CDS encoding DUF2802 domain-containing protein, producing the protein MFSEISSWLPWLLTVSALSLVFIQGMIQARQVRRLKASLKDRCDTLGRELHATASGSMGVGQRLVACERQLHELRTTLDEMRQNDPLRISYDEASRLVDLGADIDDLMNTCGISRPEAELVSALRKRQAA; encoded by the coding sequence ATGTTTTCAGAAATTTCTTCCTGGCTTCCATGGCTACTCACTGTTTCGGCATTATCCCTGGTTTTTATTCAGGGCATGATCCAGGCTCGCCAGGTCCGACGCCTTAAAGCGTCGCTTAAAGACCGATGCGATACTCTTGGCAGAGAGTTGCATGCGACGGCCAGTGGCAGCATGGGAGTAGGGCAGCGGCTTGTGGCCTGCGAGCGACAGCTCCATGAACTTCGGACCACTCTTGATGAAATGCGCCAGAATGATCCACTGCGCATTTCCTACGATGAGGCGTCCCGGCTGGTTGATCTGGGCGCGGATATCGACGATCTTATGAATACCTGCGGAATTTCCCGTCCCGAGGCCGAGCTGGTGTCAGCATTGAGAAAGCGCCAGGCGGCCTGA